In Aspergillus flavus chromosome 3, complete sequence, one genomic interval encodes:
- a CDS encoding permease of the major facilitator superfamily, with protein sequence MIKEKAPEVGMAPSPLMPDVLESSGRELVEAALPEELKELERRLRWKVDLRLCTIAGILCSLNLLDSGILSSASVTTMLSDLDLEGTRYSVSIFIFTIASVVFQLPCTVAVRWVGPRIWFASITSCFGLLTLCTAFVQTWKQLIALRVLLGMAMSGIYPGLTYLISTWYTRREQQLRFAFLQSGEVTVMATGTIVNYGLNHLDGRAGLSGWRWMFLVQGLITCVIGIITYWWMVDFPETAHRSFYFLSEAEAQLAVQRIQADRDDVVPEPFSWSKVAVNFLDPKLYGFACLFFILNLVSTALSYFLPIILQSGMGFSSNAAIILSTPPYYWSVVPVLFTSLVGDTYRLRGPLITFNALCLIAGFLMFGLPSSTQVTVRYIGTFLATGAYVSNWAALNAFMANNIVGQWKRATTAAAVSACNGLGGVAGSYIVRQQEAPQYQTAVWVSVGSHLLMIIIVGIFTLAFYICNRRQKRGQLVIQNRAHFRYTY encoded by the exons AtgatcaaagaaaaagctccCGAGGTAGGCATGGCCCCCTCGCCATTGATGCCGGATGTTCTAGAGTCGAGTGGCCGTGAACTCGTGGAGGCCGCTCTTCCGGAGGAATTGAAAGAACTGGAGAGGAGACTTCGCTGGAAAGTGGACTTGCGCCTCTGTACAATTGCTGGCATTCTGTGTAGTCTCAATCTGCTCGACTCCGGTATCCTCTCATCGGCCTCGGTAACTACTATGCTTAGTGATCTTGACCTTGAAGGTACTCGATATTCGGTATCGATATTCATCTTTACCATAGCCTCCGTCGTCTTTCAACTTCCCTGCACGGTTGCAGTGCGCTGGGTCGGTCCACGGATATGGTTTGCGTCTATCACATCCTGTTTCGGCCTGCTTACTTTGTGCACGGCGTTTGTTCAAACGTGGAAACAACTTATTGCGCTTCGTGTGCTTCTAGGGATGGCTATGTCCGGTATATACCCGGGTTTAACTTACCTCATCAGCACCTGGTACACCCGACGGGAACAACAGCTCCGATTCGCATTTCTCCAATCGGGAGAGGTCACCGTGATGGCAACAGGCACGATCGTCAATTACGGCCTAAATCACTTGGACGGGCGGGCAGGATTAAGCGGCTGGCGCTGGATGTTCCTTGTCCAGGGACTCATCACCTGTGTCATTGGTATCATCACATATTGGTGGATGGTCGATTTCCCTGAAACAGCACACCGAAGCTTCTACTTCCTATCAGAGGCGGAGGCACAGTTAGCCGTACAGCGGATTCAGGCCGATCGTGATGATGTGGTGCCTGAGCCTTTTTCATGGAGCAAAGTCGCTGTGAACTTTTTGGACCCTAAGCTATACGGGTTTGCATGCTTGTTTTTCATTCTCAACTTGGTTTCTACCGCATTGTCCTATTTCCTCCCCATCATTCTTCAATCGGGAATGGGGTTTTCTAGCAACGCAGCTATCATCCTCTCGACGCCA CCATATTATTGGTCGGTAGTACCGGTCCTTTTCACTTCTCTTGTTGGAGACACGTACCGGCTACGCGGGCCACTGATCACGTTCAACGCCCTTTGTCTCATAGCAGGCTTCTTGATGTTCGGACTCCCTTCATCCACTCAAGTTACTGTGCGGTATATCGGGACATTCTTGGCCACTGGGGCATACGTCTCCAACTGGGCGGCACTGAACGCGTTTATGGCCAATAATATAGTAGGACAGTGGAAGCGCGCCACCACTGCGGCTGCAGTATCTGCCTGTAACGGTCTTGGAGGAGTCGCAGGTAGTTATATTGTCCGTCAGCAGGAGGCACCACAGTACCAGACTGCTGTGTGGGTATCAGTGGG GTCCCATCTTCTCATGATTATCATTGTGGGTATATTCACCCTCGCATTTTACATTTGCAACCGTCGGCAGAAGAGGGGGCAACTAGTTATTCAAAACCGA GCTCACTTTCGGTATACCTATTGA
- a CDS encoding general substrate transporter, producing the protein MQGDAHYSELSRNDNDYMPVELEAAPAFLVQETMSPGFERSRRTEIPSMRRPQFLAYFNTRLALACSLIAVSSFNYGFDNQGFATTQAMDAFDKRFGDYNPGTKAYALDPAWLSLFNSLNYIGFAAGVLIGSQISARFGRRWCMFSMSCYALITATITVTSGNRDQILAARILNYVYVGMELAVVPTFQSEIVPAQVRGLAVGTYQFSIILGGLIINSICRGTSKIQDDRAWRIPLGLFYIVPAIVLSLIWFVPESPRWLLQKGRVEESQASLRQLRQGCFTPEQIHNEFRELQTVLEQEVENGHWVDLVKGVNLKRTALVFMVNFFQQGTGQAFSSQYGAVYVKQLGTINAFDMTIVLSLLNLVSIIGSLAYADRVGRRPMLLASSAVMAAGLLTMGGLGTPSPMTTDLKKGVVGMYVVMALGFSLGWGPQTYVVATELPALRLRDMTLQLGFFVNVISNFVVNFTIPYLADAEYAGLNSKVGLIFGAIAVIAFVCTFLFVPECRGKTLEQIDLMFHSGVKLRDFGSYDASTLIAEPELKEGEVHSDTGKVEENGVKQ; encoded by the exons ATGCAGGGAGATGCCCACTACAGCGAACTTTCAAGGAATGACAACGACTACATGCCTGTCGAGCTCGAAGCCGCTCCGGCCTTTCTAGTGCAGGAGACGATGAGTCCAGGTTTTGAAAGGAGCAGGCGAACTGAA ATACCTAGCATGAGACGCCCACAGTTCCTCGCGTACTTCAACACCAGGCTAGCCCTAGCCTGCTCTCTCATAGCCGTCTCCTCTTTCAACTATGGCTTCGATAACCAGGGCTTTGCTACCACACAGGCTATGGACGCCTTTGACAAACGGTTCGGTGACTATAACCCTGGAACGAAGGCGTATGCACTGGACCCAGCCTGGCTATCACTATTCAACAGTCTAAACTACATCGGGTTTGCTGCTG GCGTGCTCATCGGCAGTCAAATATCCGCCCGGTTCGGTCGACGGTGGTGCATGTTTTCGATGAGTTGCTACGCTCTCATCACGGCCACGATCACAGTTACTTCTGGGAACCGGGACCAGATCCTCGCTGCCCGAATTCTGAACTACGTCTATGTTGGGATGGAGTTGGCTGTTGTCCCAACGTTCCAATCTGAAATAG TCCCGGCCCAAGTCCGAGGCCTCGCCGTCGGCACTTACCAATTCAGTATCATCCTGGGCGGTCTAATCATCAACTCCATCTGCCGCGGCACAAGCAAGATCCAAGATGACCGAGCCTGGCGCATTCCTCTTGGTTTATTCTACATCGTCCCAGCAATAGTCTTGTCATTGATATGGTTCGTCCCTGAGAGTCCACGCTGGCTTCTCCAAAAAGGCCGCGTGGAAGAATCCCAAGCTAGTCTTCGGCAACTACGCCAGGGATGTTTCACTCCCGAACAGATTCACAATGAGTTCCGTGAACTTCAGACCGTGCTCGAACAGGAGGTTGAGAACGGCCACTGGGTCGACCTAGTCAAGGGAGTCAATCTGAAGAGAACGGCGCTCGTGTTCATGGTCAATTTCTTTCAGCAAGGTACTGGGCAGGCCTTTTCGTCTCAGTATGGAGCGGTCTATGTTAAGCAGTTGGGGACCATTAACGCGTTCGATATGACAATTGTGCTTTCGCTTCTGAATTTGGTGTCGATCATTGGCTCGTTGGCATATGCTGATCGGGTTGGGAGGAG ACCCATGCTCTTAGCCAGCTCTGCAGTAATGGCAGCAGGCCTATTGACGATGGGAGGTCTAGGAACTCCAAGCCCCATGACAACGGACTTGAAGAAAGGTGTAGTGGGTATGTACGTGGTCATGGCACTAGGGTTCTCTCTCGGTTGGGGACCTCAGACGTACGTAGTAGCCACCGAGCTACCTGCGCTACGGCTGAGAGACATGACACTGCAGTTGGGGTTCTTTGTCAATGTCATTTCCAA CTTTGTCGTCAACTTCACCATCCCCTACCTTGCAGATGCGGAATATGCGGGCCTAAACTCCAAGGTTGGATTAATATTCGGCGCCATTGCGGTTATCGCGTTTGTTTGCACTTTCCTTTTCGTACCAGAGTGCCGCGGCAAGACTCTTGAGCAGATTGATCTCATGTTTCATTCGGGAGTCAAGTTGCGGGACTTTGGATCTTATGATGCTAGTACGTTGATTGCTGAACCGGAGCTCAAAGAAGGTGAAGTGCATAGTGATACTGGTAAAGTTGAAGAGAATGGCGTCAAACAGTAG
- a CDS encoding putative arylsulfatase, with translation MTVTTATTKMPSKNPNLVIFMPDQLRYDSLSCTSTPKTTFLKTPNISSFASRGTLFTNCFTQASVCSQSRCSMFTGTYPHVSGHRSLENLIKPWEPNLFRSLKENGYHVACLAPRGDTFAPTVTELSVDEYGFLETPDFVPRFSGSRPSDEKDESIWGRLFYKGLRNAKEASDYDDAVVRSALRWLECPPQDKPWVLFMPLIFPHCPFQVEEPYFSLYERDIIPEPGAVPGEKTGYEPRYMRVIRERYGTGRATPEIWRELKATYYGMISRLDDQFGRVVGRLDELGLWDETITMFFTDHGEYLGDHGLIEKWPSGLSDSLVHEPLIIAGGGLPKGQVYTGMAEMVDLVPTVLELCGIPEQFPHNGRSLVPVLRDPSLGHKEYAFSEGGFLTAEEPLLEQAPYPYDIKAALQHEDTTLVGKAVSIRSVEWTYVYRLYEPAELYHRQRDPEEMYNLAAEPKYVPVARMLEAEVLRWLVESSDFLPWAKDTRFPEVKLKSPKEQLEERLRKRDSGERN, from the coding sequence ATGACAGtaacaacagcaacaaccaaGATGCCCTCCAAAAACCCCAACCTCGTAATCTTCATGCCCGACCAACTCCGCTACGACAGCCTCTCCTGCACCTCgacccccaaaaccacctTCCTCAAAACCCCCAATATCTCCTCTTTCGCATCGCGAGGCACCCTATTCACAAACTGCTTCACCCAAGCCTCCGTCTGCTCGCAATCCCGCTGCAGCATGTTCACCGGAACCTACCCACACGTCAGCGGCCACCGCAGTCTCGAAAACCTCATCAAACCCTGGGAACCCAACCTCTTCCGCAGTCTGAAAGAAAACGGCTACCACGTCGCCTGTCTCGCACCCCGCGGAGATACTTTCGCGCCGACAGTGACAGAGCTCTCCGTAGACGAATACGGGTTCCTCGAGACACCCGACTTCGTACCCCGGTTCTCGGGCAGTCGGCCCAGTGACGAGAAAGATGAGAGTATCTGGGGTCGACTGTTTTACAAGGGCTTGAGGAATGCGAAAGAAGCGAGTGATtatgatgatgctgttgtgAGGTCTGCGTTGAGGTGGCTTGAGTGTCCGCCCCAGGATAAGCCCTGGGTGCTCTTTATGCCGTTGATTTTCCCGCATTGTCCGTTTCAGGTTGAAGAGCCTTATTTTTCGCTCTATGAGAGGGATATCATCCCCGAGCCTGGGGCTGTCCCGGGGGAGAAGACGGGGTATGAACCGCGGTATATGCGGGTGATTCGGGAGCGGTATGGGACTGGGCGGGCGACACCGGAGATCTGGCGGGAGCTGAAGGCGACGTATTATGGGATGATATCGAGACTGGATGATCAGTTTGGACGGGTCGTTGGGAGATTAGATGAATTGGGGCTGTGGGATGAGACCATTACGATGTTTTTCACGGATCATGGTGAGTATCTAGGTGATCATGGGTTGATTGAGAAGTGGCCGTCTGGGCTATCTGACTCGCTTGTGCACGAGCCGTTGATTATTGCCGGTGGAGGATTGCCCAAGGGCCAGGTTTATACCGGCATGGCGGAGATGGTGGATCTCGTGCCCACTGTTCTCGAGCTTTGTGGTATACCCGAGCAGTTTCCGCATAATGGGCGGTCGTTGGTTCCTGTTCTGCGGGATCCGAGTTTGGGGCATAAGGAGTATGCGTTTAGTGAGGGTGGGTTCTTGACGGCTGAGGAACCGTTGCTGGAACAGGCTCCTTATCCGTATGATATCAAGGCTGCGTTGCAGCATGAGGATACTACGCTTGTTGGGAAGGCGGTTAGTATTCGTTCGGTGGAGTGGACGTATGTCTACCGGTTGTATGAGCCTGCGGAGCTGTATCATCGGCAACGCGATCCGGAGGAAATGTATAATCTGGCCGCGGAGCCGAAGTATGTGCCTGTCGCTAGAATGTTGGAGGCGGAGGTATTGAGGTGGTTAGTTGAGTCGTCGGACTTTTTGCCTTGGGCGAAGGATACGAGGTTTCCTGAGGTGAAGCTCAAGTCGCCGAAAGAGCAGTTGGAGGAACGATTGCGAAAGAGAGATTCTGGAGAGAGAAATTAG